The genomic segment GCCGCTCCGCCGCTCCGAGACGGCGGTCCGGTACGAGCCCCTTAGACGCGAGCGCCGACACTTCGGCGACGGCGTCCTCGATCCGGTCATTGACGACGAGACGATCGAACTCCGCCGCGGCTTCCAGCTCCGATCGGGCGTTCGTGAGCCGCCGCCGGAGCTGCTCCGGACTCTCGCTGCCCCGCCCCCGCAGCTGCCGCGCGATCCGGGCCGCGGTGGGGGGGACGATGAAGATCGAGAGGACCTCCGCGACGGCCTCCCACACCTGCCGAGCCCCCTGCACGTCGATGTCGAGCAGGAGGTGGGCGCCGGCTTCCCGCGCCCGGTCGAGGTTGTCCCGCGGGGTCCCGTAGCGTTCGCCGTGGACGGTCGCGCATTCGAGCATCGCGCCGGAATCCACCAGCGCCTCGAACCGGGGCCGCGAGACGAACCGGTAGTCTACTCCATCCCGTTCGCCCGCCCGCGGCGCCCGCGTCGTCATCGAAACCGAGAAATAAAACCCGGGGGAACCGGTCTCGGCGAGCAGCCGATCGCGGATCGTCGTCTTCCCCGCTCCGGAGGGTCCCGCGAGGATGACGGGAAAGAGGGTACGCGACCCGGTCGCCGCGGGGCTCACTCGACGTTTTCCACCTGCTCCCGGAGCCTCTCGATCTCGTTCTTCGCTTCCACCACGAGTCTCGATATTCGGGAGTCATTCGCCTTTGCGCCCAGCGTGTTGACCTCGCGCTGCAACTCCTGCACGAGGAAGCCGAGCCGCCGCCCCACGGGCTCGTCGATCGGGGCCTCGAGGAACTCCTCGAAGGCTTCGACGTGCGAGCGGGCGCGCACGAGTTCCTCGCTGATCTCCCAGCGGTCCGCAATGAGCGCGATCTCGCGCGTTAGCCGATCCTCATCCAGGCCCTTCCCGGCGAGGTCCACGACCGCGTCGCGAAGCCGGCGCCGCTCGCGTTCGAGCCGTTCCGGCGCCAGCACCTCCGCGCCATCGACCGCCTCCCGGATTCCCGCCAGCCGTCCCCGCAGGTCGACTTCGAGCCGGGCCCCTTCCCGGTCCCGCATCTCCACCAGGAGGTCGAGCGCGTCCGCCGCCGCCTCCTTCACATCCTCCATCTCCGGGACGAACTCCGCGCCCTCGCCGCCCGCTTTCCGGAAGATGCCGCCCACGCGAAGCAGCGAAGCGATGTCCGGTTCGCCGGAAACCCCGAAGTCATCCCGAAGCCGTGCGCACGCATCGAGCACTTCCCGTACGCGTGCCTCGTCCAGGCTAGCGTCGCCCTCGTCCGACGCGCCCTCCACGCGGACGAAGAGATCCAGCCGGCCGCGGCGGGCCCGGGACTCCGAGAGGGTGCGAAGCTCGCTTTCCCAGCGCTCCCGGCCGGGGGGCGCCTTCACCACGACCTTCAGCCCCCGGGAATTCACCGAGCGCGCTTCGACCGTGACCGTGCCGCCCTCCCGCGTCACGGTCGCCGACCCGTAGCCGGTCATGCTGCGAATCACTTCGGCATCTCCCGGCGCGGCGCCCGGCCGATCAATTGAAGAACTCCCAGCGAAGACCGAACACGTTGAGCTGCCGGGGGAAGTGCGCGCCCTGAAAATCTCCGATTCGGTCTGCACCCAGGTTGCCGAATCGCCAGAAGAACCGAAAGTCGGCGATCTTGAACATCAGGTGTCCGCCCATCCAGCTGTCAGCGTCCAGCATCACCGGATCGGGCGAACCCGGGACGGGGACCAGCCGCTCCCCGCGGCGATCGATGAACACGGACACCCAGATCCGGAGGTGCTCGTCGAAGAAGGTGTCGTAAAGGTACAGCTCCGTGCGGAAGAGGCGTTCGGGGAGAAAGAGCGTCTCGGCACCGCGGGAATCGAACTTTCGCCACGAAGCGCGCAGCCGGATGGGCTCCACTCCCCGCAGCAGCACGCCGAGGGGCACGACCGGCCCATCGAAGCGCACTTCCAGCGAAGTGATGTCCACCTCCGAGGAATCCGCGACGACGAGACGGTCGAAGGGGGCGCCGAAGCCGACCTGCCGGTCCATCCATTGTGCCGAGTAGCGGCCGGAGAGGTTGAACGGCCCGACCGCGAGGGCCGCCGAGGCGCCGCGGGAGTCGAACCGCAGGCTGTCCGCAGGCAGGAATTCCGACATCGGGAGGGTGTCGAGCATGGGATGTTGGGGAAAGCCGATCCCCCGCGTTCCCTCCGCCGTGAACGCCCTCAACTCGATCGGAAAGAGGAGCGTCTCCCGGAAGGCCGCCCCCGCCCGCCAGGACTTCGTCGGGAACTCGTTCCAGCTCGCGAGTTCGGCTCCCCCCTCGAGCGCGAAGGGACCGATGGGCTGCCAGGCGGAGAGATCCGCGAGGCGCGATGCGTAGGGGTCACGCCCGGCGAAACGGAGGCCCATCGAGATCCCGCCCGACCCCGGTTGCGCCGAGAACCGTACGCCGACGCCATCCGCACCCCGTTGCGGCGGCGAAATGCTGTCCGGGAGGTTGGCGACGACATCCGTGAAACTCGTGGCCTGCCCGTAGGCTTCGAGCTGGGCCCGTTCCCCGAGGTTCGCCCGCGTGCGGAGCACAAACTCCCTGCGGGAGAACTCGAGCGTGTCGAGCCCGGTGCGCTCGATGGTCTCGTTGCGAACCTCGAACTGCATCCCGAAGTCGTTGGAGCGCGGCATCCACGAGAAGCGGCCCTGTACGGCGAATCGATCCTGGTTGTTCTGCCGATCCTGGACGTCGTACCGCTCGAAGGAGGCTTCGATGTTGGACGCCCCGCCCAGCGAGTTGGCGAAGACGGCGTCGAGGATCTCGGAGCGGGGATCCCCCGTCAGCCCGCTCACGCGGGAGTAGGCCTGGACGCCGTCGTGGCGGATGAGGTCCACGTCGATGACGAGGCCGTCCGCGCCGCGATACACGCGCACCCGGTCGACGTAGTTCAGCGACACGCGCCGGAGGTCCGTCTGAGTCCGGGAGAGGGGGAGGATTTCGCGGCCGTCGACGTATAGGGCCGCGAACCCCGGCCCAAAGCCGCCGTCGAAGACGTGGTGGGGCCCCTGAAAGAACTCCCCGCGAACCCCCGTGATGCCCGGAACGTGCTCGAGCAGGAGTTCGAGGAGGGTGAACGAGGGCGACGCGTGCACGCACTCGCGGTCGCAGTCGAAGATCTCGTGCGTCGGGCCGCGCAGCCCCGTCAGCCGCCCCGGAAAGCTCTGGGCCCGTCCCGGCGTGCTGTCGGCGAAGGCGGCGAGGACCGAGTCGGGCACGATCTCCAGGCTGTCGGGGATCGGCGGGTCCTGGGCGTGCGCCGCGGAGATGCCCGCGAAGGTGAGCAGCAGCGCGCCCGGCAGCCTGCGGAAGAACTCCGCGCCGGCGCCGAGAACGCGGAGGAAGATCTTCGTCACCCTCCCTCGCGGACGCGCAGCCATTCATGGACGAGCCGGACTCCGACCCCGGTGGCTCCCTTCGGCTGCCAGCCGCGTGCCTCCTTCGCCCACGCCGTGCCCGCGATGTCGAGGTGGGCCCAGGGCACGTCGTCCGACACGAACTCGCGCAGGAACCAGCCCGCGGTGATCGTGCCCGCGCCCCGGCCGCCGATGTTCTTGATGTCCGCGATATCGGAGTCGAGCTGGGCTCGGTAGACCTTCCACAACGGCAGAGGCCACGTCCGTTCCCCCGTCGCTTCGCCGGCCTCCGACAGCTCGTCCGCCATGTTCCGGTCGTTCGCGAGCACGGCCACCGCGTGATGGCCGAGGGCGACGACGCAGGCCCCGGTCAGCGTGGCCATGTCGACGATCGCCACCGGGTCCAGCCGCTGTGCGTACGTCAGCGCGTCCGACAGGATGAGGCGACCCTCCGCGTCCGTGTTGATGACCTCGATCGACTTGCCCGACAGTCCGCGGATCACGTCCCCCGGCTTCACGGCGTCCCCCGCCGGGAGATTCTCCGTCACGGGCGCGAGGCCGATCACCCGCTGCGGGATCTCGAGGCGCGCCGCCGCGATCATGACCCCGAACACGGCCGCGGCGCCCGCCATGTCGTACTTCATGTCCTCCATGCCCGAGGCGGGCTTGAGCGAGATACCTCCGGCATCGAAGGTCACGCCCTTGCCGACAACGACGACGGGGTCTCCCCCCGATCCCTCGTGCTCCATCTCGATGAAGCGCGGCTCCTCCACGGACCCGCGGGCCACCGTGAGGAGTCCCCCGAATCCCTCCTCCTCCAGCCTTCCCCGGTCCCACACCTCAACCCGGAAGCCGTATTCTCCGGCCAGCCGCTCCGCCTCCGCGGCGAGGTAGCGCGGGGTCGCCACGTTGCCCGGGAGCGTCACGAGTTCGCGCGTGGCGTTCTGCGCCTCGGCGAGCACGCAGCCCCGCCGCACCGCGGCTTCTGCCTCCGGGCCGGCCTCGCCCGCGGCGATGAGGATCCGCTCTTCCGGGGCGGCAGCGCGGCCCTCCGTGTCGCGGAGTCCGTCGTAACGCCAGTCACCGAGCGCGAGCCCCTCGGCGGACGCTTGCCACGCCACGCCGCCCGCCGTCTCCGGCACGCGGAACCCGACCGACCCGAGCCCGCGCTCGCGAGCCGCCCGGACGCCGGCCCCCGCCGCCCGCCGGCACGACTCCTCCATCGGCCGCGCTCCGGCGTCGAGGCGAACGACGAAGACGTCGGGAGCGTCCACGGCTCCGAGCCGCACCCAGCCCGATGCCTCCCCGGAGCCCCCACGGCTCTCCAGCCACGCCGTCGCCGCGCTTTCCCACCACTCGCCCGTCGCATCCGCGTCATCGAGCCACGGGATGACGAGAGCATCCAGTTCCCGTTCGACAGGTATCCCCGAGCGTATCTCCACCGACACCTTCCTTCTCTCGACTCTTGTCTCAACCCTTGCCGCTACGAAAAAAGCGGGCTCGGCAGCCCCCTTGAGGCCTGCGGCCCGCTTCCGTTGGCGTGTTGGCCGGCGCCGGACGCGGCGGGCCCCGGCCCCTTCCGCGACTTCGGCTCAGCGCTCGTCCATCGGCACCCAGCGCAGGTCCATCTCCCCCACATACTCCGCACGGGGCCGAATGAGCCGGTTGTCCGCGTGCTGCTCCATCACGTGCGCCGTCCAGCCGCCCATCCGCCCTATCGCGAAAAGCGGCGTGTAGAGGTCGATCGGGATGCCCAGAGCGTAGTAGACCGTCGCGCAGTAGAAGTCGACGTTCGGGTTGATCCCCTTCTCGGAGATCATCCGGTCCTCGAGCTTCCGGGACATCTCGTAGAACTTCCCGAGCCCCGCCTGCTGCGTGAGCACGCGGGACATCTCGCGAAGGTGCGTCGCCCGCGGATCCTCCGTCTTGTAGACGCGGTGGCCGAAGCCCATGATCTTTCGCTTCTCCGCGAAGGCCCGGTCGAGCCACGGCCCGACGTTTTCCGGGTCGCCGATCTCAAGCAGCGTGTGCATGGCCCTCGCGTTCGCCCCGCCGTGCAGTTCACCCTTCAGCGCCCCCACGCCCCCGGTCACGGCCGAGTGCATGTCTCCGAGCGTGGCGGCGATGACGCGGCACGCGAAGGTCGACGCGTTGAACCCGTGGTCGAGGTACAGGAGCAGCGTCCGGTCGAGCGCATCGACGGCTTCGTCCGTGCCGGGTTCGCCGTTCGCCATCCTCACGAAGTCGGCGGACAGCGAGAGCGATGGGTCGGGATCCAGCGGCTCCAGCCCCTGCCGAATGCGGTGTATCGCCGCAATGATCGTGGGGGTCCGCGCTACGAGCCGCTCGGCCTTGCGCCGGTTCGCCTCGGCCGAGTTGTCCTCGGCATCCGGATCGTACACGCCCTCCAGCGAGATCCCGGTCCGAAGGGCCGACATCGGCACGGTCTCCGCCGGAAGACCCTTCAGTCCCTCCACGGTTCTCGGGTCCAGCGTGCGCTGTGCGGCCAGCGTCACCTCGAACTCATCGAGTTCCGAGCGTCTTGGCAGCCGCCCGTTCCAGAGCAGGAACACGCTCTCGGGGAACGAGACGTTCGGCGCGAGTTCGTGGATGTTGTAGCCCCGATAGACGAGGATGCCCTTGAGTCCGTCGATGAAGCTGAGTGAAGTCTGCGAGGCGACGACGCCTTCTAGCCCTTTCCCGGCGGCGGCGGTCATTCTGTCACAAGGCCTTTCGGTATGGCGCGGGAGCGTCCGCGCGGACGGCGAGTGTCGTGTCCCTAGCGGATGGCGGGATCGAGTTTCGCCTGCTTGAAGTGCTTTTTGAGATCATCGAGACTGAGCTGTTCGAACGAACCCTGCGGAAGCCGAAGCCGCCGCTGGCTCTGATACGGATCGGAGAAACAGACGAACACGACCGCCTCGAAATCGTCGGGCGGCGCCTTTTCATTCGGGTCCGGCCAGAAAACCTCGCGCGAAGCGAGCCATGCTTTCCACCGGCGCCCGTCGTCATCCTGGAAGGTCTTTGTCATTTGCACCTCTCGCGGCAGGAACGCAGCCTAGAAAGATAGCGTGCGATCACGAAATCGGGAAGAAGGTTCGCGGTCGGAGGGATCGGCGAATGCGGTCTGATTCGGTCAGCCCGGCGGGACCTCCCGGTCAGACGCATCGAGTCCGGGGAGCCGGCAGGCGAACGCGAAACCGCCGCCCATGAGAAGGCCTACGAGCAGTCCGAGCAAGAGCGTCACGAGGACGTAGTACACTGTGATAGTCATGCGGGAAGAATGTCGGATCTGACCGCGAATGTCCAGCGCCGCCCGAACGCGGCACGGCTGTTGCCGCGGGCCGCTACTTGCGGCGGCGGTGCATGCGCCGGAGAACGCGCTGCTGGAAGGCGATCCGCTCCATCACCCGATCGACGATCTGTTGGGCGTTCTTTCGCGAACGGCCCTCGGCGGCGAGGTCGTCGTACGGCACGGGCCGGCCCACGTAGATCGACACCCGCTGCCCGATCCGCGGAAGGCGGGAGCCTATGGGAAGGACGCGATCGAGCCCCTCCAGCGTGATCGGGACCACCTGGGGACGGGTCTGGAGGATGACCATGCCCGCGCCCGCCCGCCCGCGTCCGACCCGGCCGTCCCGCGAGCGCGTACCCTCCGGGAAGAAGGTGAGGATCCCCGCTCGAAGCACGTTGGCCGAGCGGATCATCGCGCTCAAGTCGCGGCGGCCGCGCCGCACCGGAATGCACTGGAACTGGTGGAACACCCAGGCAAAGAACGGGTTCTTGAAGAAGTTCTCCGCTGCGGCCGCGTTCCAGGGCGCCAGTTCGGGCCTGAACATCTTTTCCGGGAAAAAGAGGTAGTAGGCGATCGGAAACGAGTCGATCATCGATTGGTGATTCGAGAGAACGAGGGTGTTCGGGACGTGGCGGATTCGTCGTCGCCCGTAGACCCGCGTCCGGTTGAGGAGACCGAAGAGAAGGAAGACGCAGGGTGGAGCCACGAAGTTCGTGATGATCCAGCGAGTGACCGGCGTCAGCCACCGCGTGATGGGGCCCGGGGCCCAATCCGGCGGCGACACGCTCGCCCGCTTCGGGTTCTCGCGATCCGTCATCGCCTGAGAGTAGGTTGCCACGGAATCGACGGGAAGGCCGGGCGGTCGAGACGCCAGTGAAGGCGGCCGAGACGGCAGTGAACCACGACGATCTGGAGCCAGCGCGCGTGCGAACGATGGATCTTGCCATCATCGGAGCCGGGCCGGTCGGGCTCGAGGCTGCGGCCCGGGCGACCCGCGCCGGACTTGCGACGGTCCTGTTCGACGCCGGGGCGGTGGCGGACCACGTCCGCGCTTGGGGCTGGCTGCGACTCTTCTCCCCGTTCGAATGGAACGCGGGGCCCGCGGGGCTGGAACTCCTGGGTGGCCGGGAGGCGGAACTGCCGGCGGCGGGGGCGCTGCTCACGGGCACGGAGTTGCGGACGCGTTACCTGCTGCCGCTGGCCGAATCCCTGCGGTCGCGGGTGGATCTTCGCGAGGGGGCGCGCGTGCGCGACGCCGCCCGGGCGGATCGGCTGAAGGGCGAGGCGCTCGGCGAGGCCGCCCGGGCCGAACAGCCCTTCCGGCTGCTCGTGGAGGAGAACGGCGCCGAGACCGAGGTGTTCGCCCGGGCCGTGTTCGACTGCTCGGGGACCTACGGGCGGCCCAACTGGGCGGGGCCAAGCGGCACGCCCGCCGTCGGCGAGCGGTCCGCGCGACGCGCGATCGAATACCGCGTCCGGGATGTGCTCGGCGCCCAGCGTGGGCGCTACGCCGCGCGGCGCACGCTCCTCCTCGGAAACGGTCATTCGGCTGCCACCACCGCGTGCGCCCTCGCGGCGCTCGCTCGCTCCGTCCCGGGGACGCGGTTCACCTGGGCCAGCCGCGAGGCTCACGACACCCCGCTGCGGGCGATCCCGGACGATCCCCTCCCCGAGCGCGTGAGGCTCACGCGCCGGGCCAACGCGATCGCCGCCGAGCCGCCCCCCGGTTGCGAGTGGCTCTCCCGGAGCCGGCTTCTCTCCGTCGCCCAGCGCGATTCGCGCGGGTTCGAGGTCGACCTGGAGATCGCGGGGAACGTCCGGCGCGACCGTTTCGACCGGATCGTGGCGAATGTCGGTTACGAACCCGACGACCGGCTGTATCGCCAGCTCCAGGTGCACGTCTGCTACGCGTCTCACGGCCCCATGGGGGTCTCCGCCGCGCTCCTCGCCGCTCAGGGCCCGCGGGGCGACGAGCCGGCGGACTGCTGTATCGCGGCGGACGCGCTCGGGCCCGAGACGCTGCGCAACCCCGAGCCCGGTTTCTTCATCCTGGGCGCCAAGAGCTTCGGCAAGAACTCCGCCTTCCTCATGCGGACGGGGTACGAGCAGGTCGCCGACGCGTTCTCGCTCCTCGGATGGAGCGCCGCGCGCGCGACCGGAGCACGCTGACCGGGCCGGCCGTGTCGAGCCGTCCGGCTCACATCCTCTTGTAGGCCGGGCCGCTGCCGCCCTCCCGCGGCGTCCAGCGGGGACCCAGGACGTCCGTCGCCTTGCAGTCGATGCAGTTCGGCGCATTCACGACGAGGCGGTCGCCGTCGCGCTCGTACACGCCCGCAGGGCAGAGGCTCGCATAAATTTCCGCCATCTCCGGCGACACCTCCGCGCCGGCTGCCGGCCCGGGGAGGAGGTGCGAGGGAATGTCGTCCCGGGTCGCGTTCCCGGAGCGGAAGACCGCGTCGACCTTGGTGACGGCGTGCTCCGAGTCGTACGCGGAGTCGAGCCCCAGGCGCTTGTAACGAGGGCCCGCCGCGTCGGACTCGCTCGAGATCCGGGCGCCGGGAAACGTTCCGCCCGTCGCCTGCATGAGCCCCGCCTTGACGCCCCCGGCGTAGAAGCCGGACTTGAAGGCGAGCCGCTGGTTCCGGTTGCGGTACAGCGGGTCCTGGATGAGGCTCTCCCTCAGCGCCGCGTCGTAGGACGCCAATCGAGCCGCCGGGACCGCGCCGTCCGATCCCTCGCGGCCCTGCGCGCCCTCGCCTCCGCTCGCCCGCTCGCCCAGGTCCGATAGGGCTCGGCCGATGGCTTCCGCCGCCAGGACTCCCGACCGCATCGCGTAGTGGATGCCCTTGAGGGAGGCGACATCGACGAGTCCCGCGGCATC from the Candidatus Palauibacter polyketidifaciens genome contains:
- the gmk gene encoding guanylate kinase, whose product is MSPAATGSRTLFPVILAGPSGAGKTTIRDRLLAETGSPGFYFSVSMTTRAPRAGERDGVDYRFVSRPRFEALVDSGAMLECATVHGERYGTPRDNLDRAREAGAHLLLDIDVQGARQVWEAVAEVLSIFIVPPTAARIARQLRGRGSESPEQLRRRLTNARSELEAAAEFDRLVVNDRIEDAVAEVSALASKGLVPDRRLGAAERRHVQRIIGELDAV
- a CDS encoding YicC/YloC family endoribonuclease, whose translation is MIRSMTGYGSATVTREGGTVTVEARSVNSRGLKVVVKAPPGRERWESELRTLSESRARRGRLDLFVRVEGASDEGDASLDEARVREVLDACARLRDDFGVSGEPDIASLLRVGGIFRKAGGEGAEFVPEMEDVKEAAADALDLLVEMRDREGARLEVDLRGRLAGIREAVDGAEVLAPERLERERRRLRDAVVDLAGKGLDEDRLTREIALIADRWEISEELVRARSHVEAFEEFLEAPIDEPVGRRLGFLVQELQREVNTLGAKANDSRISRLVVEAKNEIERLREQVENVE
- a CDS encoding TonB-dependent receptor plug domain-containing protein codes for the protein MTKIFLRVLGAGAEFFRRLPGALLLTFAGISAAHAQDPPIPDSLEIVPDSVLAAFADSTPGRAQSFPGRLTGLRGPTHEIFDCDRECVHASPSFTLLELLLEHVPGITGVRGEFFQGPHHVFDGGFGPGFAALYVDGREILPLSRTQTDLRRVSLNYVDRVRVYRGADGLVIDVDLIRHDGVQAYSRVSGLTGDPRSEILDAVFANSLGGASNIEASFERYDVQDRQNNQDRFAVQGRFSWMPRSNDFGMQFEVRNETIERTGLDTLEFSRREFVLRTRANLGERAQLEAYGQATSFTDVVANLPDSISPPQRGADGVGVRFSAQPGSGGISMGLRFAGRDPYASRLADLSAWQPIGPFALEGGAELASWNEFPTKSWRAGAAFRETLLFPIELRAFTAEGTRGIGFPQHPMLDTLPMSEFLPADSLRFDSRGASAALAVGPFNLSGRYSAQWMDRQVGFGAPFDRLVVADSSEVDITSLEVRFDGPVVPLGVLLRGVEPIRLRASWRKFDSRGAETLFLPERLFRTELYLYDTFFDEHLRIWVSVFIDRRGERLVPVPGSPDPVMLDADSWMGGHLMFKIADFRFFWRFGNLGADRIGDFQGAHFPRQLNVFGLRWEFFN
- a CDS encoding leucyl aminopeptidase; translated protein: MEIRSGIPVERELDALVIPWLDDADATGEWWESAATAWLESRGGSGEASGWVRLGAVDAPDVFVVRLDAGARPMEESCRRAAGAGVRAARERGLGSVGFRVPETAGGVAWQASAEGLALGDWRYDGLRDTEGRAAAPEERILIAAGEAGPEAEAAVRRGCVLAEAQNATRELVTLPGNVATPRYLAAEAERLAGEYGFRVEVWDRGRLEEEGFGGLLTVARGSVEEPRFIEMEHEGSGGDPVVVVGKGVTFDAGGISLKPASGMEDMKYDMAGAAAVFGVMIAAARLEIPQRVIGLAPVTENLPAGDAVKPGDVIRGLSGKSIEVINTDAEGRLILSDALTYAQRLDPVAIVDMATLTGACVVALGHHAVAVLANDRNMADELSEAGEATGERTWPLPLWKVYRAQLDSDIADIKNIGGRGAGTITAGWFLREFVSDDVPWAHLDIAGTAWAKEARGWQPKGATGVGVRLVHEWLRVREGG
- a CDS encoding citrate/2-methylcitrate synthase; this encodes MTAAAGKGLEGVVASQTSLSFIDGLKGILVYRGYNIHELAPNVSFPESVFLLWNGRLPRRSELDEFEVTLAAQRTLDPRTVEGLKGLPAETVPMSALRTGISLEGVYDPDAEDNSAEANRRKAERLVARTPTIIAAIHRIRQGLEPLDPDPSLSLSADFVRMANGEPGTDEAVDALDRTLLLYLDHGFNASTFACRVIAATLGDMHSAVTGGVGALKGELHGGANARAMHTLLEIGDPENVGPWLDRAFAEKRKIMGFGHRVYKTEDPRATHLREMSRVLTQQAGLGKFYEMSRKLEDRMISEKGINPNVDFYCATVYYALGIPIDLYTPLFAIGRMGGWTAHVMEQHADNRLIRPRAEYVGEMDLRWVPMDER
- a CDS encoding lysophospholipid acyltransferase family protein → MATYSQAMTDRENPKRASVSPPDWAPGPITRWLTPVTRWIITNFVAPPCVFLLFGLLNRTRVYGRRRIRHVPNTLVLSNHQSMIDSFPIAYYLFFPEKMFRPELAPWNAAAAENFFKNPFFAWVFHQFQCIPVRRGRRDLSAMIRSANVLRAGILTFFPEGTRSRDGRVGRGRAGAGMVILQTRPQVVPITLEGLDRVLPIGSRLPRIGQRVSIYVGRPVPYDDLAAEGRSRKNAQQIVDRVMERIAFQQRVLRRMHRRRK